Proteins found in one Angustibacter sp. Root456 genomic segment:
- a CDS encoding response regulator transcription factor, which produces MAAVAERVAGVPLTRPGRFAALVVISPQGPRDAVSRMIRGLGAREVVQASTLEEARRRARLLGPHALCVVDVALPDGSGVGLLRDLKALGWQRGVVLSTMDDAYTVRGALSAGVRCFLVSGRPAGSGPGAGTGGLADQLSEREIEVLQHVANGRSNKEIGASLGLSALTVKSHLARIARKVGTGDRAEMVMLALRAGVIH; this is translated from the coding sequence GTGGCTGCGGTCGCCGAGCGTGTTGCGGGGGTGCCGCTGACCCGGCCGGGTCGGTTCGCGGCGCTCGTCGTGATCAGCCCGCAAGGGCCGCGCGACGCCGTGAGCCGCATGATCCGCGGCCTCGGTGCTCGCGAGGTCGTCCAGGCCTCGACGCTCGAGGAGGCTCGCCGCCGCGCGCGCCTGCTCGGGCCGCACGCCCTGTGCGTGGTGGACGTCGCGCTGCCCGACGGCTCGGGGGTCGGGCTGCTGCGTGACCTGAAGGCGCTCGGCTGGCAGCGCGGCGTCGTGCTGTCGACCATGGACGACGCGTACACCGTGCGCGGCGCGCTCTCCGCCGGCGTCCGCTGCTTCCTCGTCTCCGGTCGCCCGGCGGGCTCTGGCCCTGGCGCCGGCACGGGCGGGCTCGCCGACCAGCTGTCGGAGCGTGAGATCGAGGTGCTGCAGCACGTCGCCAACGGCCGCTCCAACAAGGAGATCGGCGCCTCGCTCGGGCTGTCGGCGCTCACGGTGAAGAGCCACCTGGCCCGGATCGCGCGCAAGGTGGGCACCGGCGACCGCGCCGAGATGGTGATGCTCGCGCTGCGCGCGGGCGTCATCCACTGA
- a CDS encoding ribonuclease D: protein MTDAVPTPLVEPRDGIPDVVVEEHELLRAAEALAGGSGPVAVDAERASGYRYGQAAYLVQLRRRGAGTWLIDPVSCPDLTPVSAAIDGAEWVLHAATQDLPCLAEVGMRPSRLFDTELGARLAGLPRVGLGAVVEEQLGLSLAKEHSAVDWSTRPLPEAWLRYAALDVEVLVDLRDAIAELLERQGKLDWAEQEFAAIANAAPPVPRVDPWRRTSGSHRLRTRRQLAMLRELWTARDELARQRDVSPGRVLPDAALVAAVQASPRTMEELVAVPGFTGPAARRHGARWLEALTRGRKTPDADLPLQSLPNDAPPPARSWADRDADAAARLAYAKTELARMSEALCVPVENLMTPDTVRRVLWDPPTDVDGRLTELRARPWQIELVGPVLQAALQETDADRRAREAAARASEPAPPAEQG, encoded by the coding sequence GTGACCGACGCCGTACCCACTCCCCTGGTCGAGCCTCGGGACGGCATCCCGGACGTCGTCGTCGAGGAGCACGAGCTGCTGCGCGCCGCCGAGGCGCTGGCCGGCGGCAGCGGGCCCGTGGCCGTCGACGCCGAGCGCGCCTCGGGCTACCGCTACGGGCAGGCCGCCTACCTCGTGCAGCTGCGTCGACGCGGGGCGGGCACCTGGCTCATCGACCCCGTGTCGTGCCCCGACCTCACCCCGGTCAGCGCGGCGATCGACGGCGCGGAGTGGGTGCTGCACGCCGCGACGCAGGACCTGCCGTGCCTGGCTGAGGTGGGCATGCGCCCCTCTCGCCTGTTCGACACCGAGCTCGGCGCGCGGCTGGCCGGTCTGCCGCGGGTCGGCCTGGGCGCCGTCGTCGAGGAGCAGCTCGGTCTCTCGCTCGCCAAGGAGCACTCCGCCGTCGACTGGTCGACGCGCCCACTCCCCGAGGCGTGGTTGCGCTACGCCGCGCTCGACGTCGAGGTGCTCGTCGACCTGCGCGACGCGATCGCCGAGCTGCTCGAGCGCCAGGGCAAGCTGGATTGGGCGGAGCAGGAGTTCGCCGCGATCGCGAACGCCGCTCCCCCCGTGCCGCGCGTCGACCCGTGGCGCCGCACGAGCGGCAGCCACCGCCTGCGCACGCGCCGTCAGCTGGCCATGCTGCGCGAGCTCTGGACGGCGCGCGACGAGCTGGCCCGGCAGCGCGACGTCTCACCCGGCCGGGTGCTGCCCGACGCGGCGCTCGTGGCGGCGGTGCAGGCCTCGCCGCGCACCATGGAGGAGCTCGTGGCGGTGCCGGGGTTCACCGGGCCGGCCGCCCGCCGTCACGGGGCGCGCTGGCTGGAGGCGCTGACTCGCGGCCGCAAGACACCGGACGCCGACCTCCCGCTGCAGTCCCTGCCGAACGACGCCCCGCCACCCGCCCGGTCGTGGGCCGACCGCGACGCCGACGCAGCGGCGCGCTTGGCGTACGCCAAGACCGAGCTCGCCCGGATGTCGGAGGCGCTCTGCGTGCCCGTCGAGAACCTCATGACACCCGACACCGTGCGCCGCGTCCTGTGGGACCCGCCCACCGACGTCGACGGCCGGCTCACCGAGCTGCGAGCCCGCCCGTGGCAGATCGAGCTCGTCGGGCCGGTGCTGCAGGCCGCGCTGCAGGAGACCGACGCCGACCGCCGCGCCCGCGAGGCGGCCGCTCGGGCGAGCGAGCCCGCTCCGCCCGCCGAGCAGGGGTGA
- a CDS encoding thiolase family protein: MSRELRDVVFVDGVRTPFGKAGDKGIYAQTRADDLVIKCIRELMRRNPELPPERVDDVAIAATTQIGDQGLTIGRLAALLSGLPKSVPGFSIDRMCAGAMTAVTTTASGIAFGAYDVVVAGGVEHMGHHPMGEGVDPNPRIVAEKLVDPSALVMGSTAENLHDRYPEITKERADTFAVGSQAKLAKAYSENKIQPDLVPVATRSEDQGWGLATQDEPPRPGTTMESLASLKTPFRPHGRVTAGNAAGLNDGATACILAAAETAEELGLPARMRLVAYSFVGVEPEVMGIGPVPATEKALKQAGLTIDDIGLFELNEAFAVQVLAFLDHFGIADDDPRVNEYGGAIATGHPLASSGVRLMTQLARQFEEHPEVRYGLTAMCIGIGMGGAVIWENPHHADYGKGTASEGTAA; the protein is encoded by the coding sequence GTGTCCCGCGAGCTTCGCGACGTGGTCTTCGTCGACGGCGTGCGCACGCCGTTCGGCAAGGCCGGCGACAAGGGCATCTACGCCCAGACGCGCGCCGACGACCTGGTCATCAAGTGCATCCGCGAGCTGATGCGCCGCAACCCCGAGCTGCCGCCCGAGCGCGTCGACGACGTCGCCATCGCGGCCACGACGCAGATCGGCGACCAGGGGCTGACGATCGGCCGCCTGGCCGCCCTGCTCTCGGGCCTGCCGAAGTCGGTGCCCGGCTTCTCGATCGACCGCATGTGCGCCGGTGCGATGACCGCCGTCACCACGACGGCGTCCGGGATCGCGTTCGGCGCCTACGACGTCGTCGTCGCCGGCGGCGTCGAGCACATGGGCCACCACCCCATGGGCGAGGGCGTCGACCCCAACCCGCGCATCGTCGCCGAGAAGCTCGTCGACCCCTCCGCGCTGGTCATGGGCTCGACGGCGGAGAACCTCCACGACCGCTACCCCGAGATCACCAAGGAGCGGGCCGACACGTTCGCCGTCGGCAGCCAGGCCAAGCTGGCGAAGGCCTACTCCGAGAACAAGATCCAGCCCGACCTGGTGCCCGTCGCGACCCGCAGCGAGGACCAGGGCTGGGGCCTGGCCACCCAGGACGAGCCGCCGCGCCCCGGCACCACCATGGAGAGCCTGGCGTCCCTCAAGACGCCGTTCCGCCCCCACGGCCGCGTCACCGCCGGCAACGCCGCCGGCCTCAACGACGGCGCCACCGCCTGCATCCTCGCCGCGGCCGAGACGGCCGAAGAGCTCGGCCTTCCGGCGCGCATGCGTCTGGTCGCCTACTCGTTCGTGGGTGTCGAGCCCGAGGTCATGGGGATCGGCCCGGTGCCTGCCACCGAGAAGGCGCTCAAGCAGGCCGGCCTCACCATCGACGACATCGGCCTGTTCGAGCTCAACGAGGCGTTCGCCGTCCAGGTGCTGGCGTTCCTCGACCACTTCGGCATCGCGGACGACGACCCGCGGGTCAACGAGTACGGCGGCGCCATCGCCACCGGGCACCCGCTCGCGTCGTCCGGCGTGCGGCTCATGACCCAGCTGGCGCGCCAGTTCGAGGAGCACCCCGAGGTGCGCTACGGCCTGACCGCCATGTGCATCGGCATCGGCATGGGGGGCGCGGTGATCTGGGAGAACCCGCACCACGCCGACTACGGCAAGGGCACTGCGAGCGAGGGGACGGCCGCCTGA